Genomic segment of Microbacterium sp. BH-3-3-3:
CACCGAGACCGCCGTCCTCGCGGGCGGCTGCTTCTGGGGTGTCGAAGACCTCATCCGTCGTCAGCCCGGCGTGCTCGACACGCGCGTCGGCTACACCGGCGGGCAGAACGAGCACGCCACCTACCGCAATCACCCGGGGCACGCCGAGGCCGTCGAGATCGTCTTCGATCCCACGCAGACGAGCTACCGCGACATCCTGGCGTTCTTCTTCCAGATCCACGACCCGTCGACGCTGAACCGACAGGGCAACGACGTGGGCACGAGCTACCGCTCGGCGATCTTCCCGCTCTCCCCCGAGCAGGAGAAGGTCGCGCGCGACACGATCGCCGACGTCGACGCCTCGGGCATCTGGCCCGCGAAGGCCGTCACGACGATCGAGGCCGAGGCCGCGTTCTGGGAGGCCGAGCCCGAGCACCAGGACTATCTCGTGCGCATCCCCCACGGCTACACGTGCCACTTCGTGCGCCCCGGTTGGGTGCTCCCGAAGCGCGAGGAAGCCTCCGCGTAAGTCGACTGACGAGGGCCCGGATGCCACGGCA
This window contains:
- the msrA gene encoding peptide-methionine (S)-S-oxide reductase MsrA; translated protein: MTSGPSDTGEITRRPGTETAVLAGGCFWGVEDLIRRQPGVLDTRVGYTGGQNEHATYRNHPGHAEAVEIVFDPTQTSYRDILAFFFQIHDPSTLNRQGNDVGTSYRSAIFPLSPEQEKVARDTIADVDASGIWPAKAVTTIEAEAAFWEAEPEHQDYLVRIPHGYTCHFVRPGWVLPKREEASA